A DNA window from Hydrogenophaga taeniospiralis contains the following coding sequences:
- the fabD gene encoding ACP S-malonyltransferase: protein MKKFAFVFPGQGSQSVGMMDAWGEHPAMLETLREASDALGEDVARLIKEGPKDALALTTNTQPVMLVAGVAAWRVWRAEGGALPSVMAGHSLGEYSALVASGVLTLAQAAPLVRFRAAAMQEAVPVGTGAMAAILGLDSAKVITGCAEAQATFGAGSVEVVEAVNFNDPAQTVIAGSKAAVDKACEVLKAHGAKRALLLPVSAPFHSSLMKPAAEKLREKLAATSMAAPQIPVINNIDVSVVTHVEAIRDALYRQAFGPVRWVECVRAIKDQGITTLVECGPGKVLAGMVKRIDAELSGVSLYDPATLADVRTLLA from the coding sequence ATGAAGAAGTTTGCTTTTGTTTTTCCGGGTCAGGGTTCGCAGTCCGTTGGCATGATGGACGCTTGGGGCGAACATCCGGCGATGCTGGAGACGTTGCGGGAGGCGTCCGATGCCTTGGGTGAAGATGTCGCCCGTTTGATCAAGGAAGGGCCGAAGGACGCGCTGGCCCTGACCACCAATACCCAGCCGGTGATGCTGGTGGCGGGTGTGGCGGCATGGCGCGTCTGGCGTGCCGAGGGCGGGGCATTGCCTTCTGTGATGGCGGGGCATTCGCTGGGTGAGTACTCGGCGCTGGTGGCCTCCGGTGTGCTGACGCTGGCGCAGGCTGCGCCGCTGGTGCGGTTTCGCGCCGCAGCCATGCAGGAAGCCGTGCCGGTCGGCACGGGAGCCATGGCCGCCATCCTGGGGTTGGATTCCGCAAAAGTCATCACCGGTTGTGCCGAGGCTCAGGCGACGTTCGGTGCGGGCAGTGTCGAAGTGGTCGAGGCGGTCAACTTCAACGATCCGGCGCAAACCGTGATCGCAGGCAGTAAGGCAGCGGTCGACAAAGCCTGCGAGGTGCTCAAGGCCCACGGTGCCAAGCGTGCCTTGCTGTTGCCGGTTTCGGCTCCGTTCCATTCCAGTCTGATGAAGCCGGCGGCAGAGAAGTTGCGAGAAAAGCTCGCCGCCACGTCGATGGCTGCACCGCAGATACCGGTGATCAACAACATCGATGTGTCGGTGGTGACCCACGTCGAAGCGATTCGCGACGCCTTGTATCGCCAGGCCTTTGGCCCGGTGCGTTGGGTGGAGTGCGTGCGCGCCATCAAGGATCAAGGCATCACGACTCTGGTGGAGTGCGGGCCGGGCAAGGTGTTGGCCGGTATGGTCAAGCGCATCGACGCCGAGTTGAGCGGTGTCTCTCTCTACGATCCGGCCACGCTGGCCGATGTGCGAACCCTTTTGGCCTGA
- a CDS encoding beta-ketoacyl-ACP synthase III, with product MTRFARITGTGSSLPPQRLSNADMVELLARRGVETSDQWIVERTGIRARHFAAEGVFASDLAADACRRAMSAAGVASGDIDLIIVATSTPDMVFPSTAAILQHKLGIAGCPVFDVQAVCSGFIYALTVADALIRTGSAHKALVVGAEVFSRILDFNDRTTCVLFGDGAGAVVLEASETPGILSTDIHADGKHTGILCVPGHVSGGSVLGDPLLKMDGQAVFKLAVGVLEDTARAVLDKAGKTAADIDWLVPHQANIRIMQSTARKLKLSMDKVVVTVDEHGNTSAASIPLALDHAVRGGQVKKGDTLLLEGVGGGFTWGAVLLDL from the coding sequence ATGACACGCTTCGCCCGCATCACCGGCACCGGCAGCAGCCTGCCACCACAGCGCCTGAGCAATGCCGATATGGTTGAGTTGTTGGCACGGCGCGGGGTCGAGACCAGCGACCAATGGATCGTGGAGCGCACCGGCATCCGGGCGCGCCATTTTGCTGCCGAAGGTGTCTTTGCCAGCGATCTCGCAGCCGACGCGTGCCGTCGGGCCATGTCAGCGGCTGGTGTTGCCTCCGGGGATATTGACCTGATCATCGTGGCGACGTCCACGCCTGACATGGTGTTCCCGTCCACGGCGGCCATCTTGCAGCACAAGCTGGGCATTGCCGGTTGCCCGGTGTTTGACGTGCAGGCGGTGTGCAGCGGTTTCATCTATGCCCTGACGGTTGCGGATGCCTTGATCCGGACCGGGAGCGCCCACAAAGCGCTGGTTGTGGGCGCCGAGGTGTTCAGCCGCATTCTGGATTTCAACGACCGCACCACATGCGTGCTGTTTGGTGATGGTGCCGGGGCGGTGGTGCTGGAAGCCAGCGAGACGCCGGGCATCCTGTCCACCGACATCCATGCCGATGGCAAACACACCGGCATTCTGTGCGTCCCGGGTCATGTGTCGGGTGGCAGTGTGCTCGGCGACCCTTTGCTCAAGATGGATGGTCAGGCGGTTTTCAAGCTGGCTGTTGGCGTGCTTGAAGACACCGCTCGCGCGGTTCTAGACAAAGCCGGCAAGACCGCTGCCGATATCGACTGGCTGGTTCCCCACCAAGCCAACATCCGCATCATGCAGAGCACGGCGAGAAAACTGAAGTTGTCGATGGACAAGGTGGTGGTCACGGTTGACGAGCATGGCAACACCTCGGCGGCCTCCATTCCGCTGGCGTTGGACCACGCGGTGCGCGGCGGACAGGTGAAAAAGGGCGACACCCTCCTGCTCGAGGGCGTGGGCGGCGGGTTCACCTGGGGTGCGGTCTTGCTGGACCTTTGA
- the plsX gene encoding phosphate acyltransferase PlsX has translation MITVAVDCMGGDVGPAATLPACAAFLASHPQARLLLVGKPDDFAPWPQVLGDARCRVIAASEVVAMDDPVEVALRRKKDSSMRVAIQQVKDGAAQAVVSAGNTGALMAIARYVLKTLDGIDRPAIASQLPNARGGATTVLDLGANVDCTPEHLLQFAVMGSALVVAITGRPEPTVGLLNVGGEIIKGSEIIKKTGVLLRNAASMGDLNFFGNVEGNDIFKGTTDIVVCDGFVGNVALKASEGVATMLAGFIKDEFSRSWLTKLAAICAYPVLSAFKKRADYRRYNGAALLGLRGLVFKSHGSADAFAFEQALCRAYDAAHNNLLDNVRERIAHAAPLIAAGSASGEFKSISTL, from the coding sequence ATGATCACCGTTGCTGTGGATTGCATGGGTGGGGATGTTGGTCCGGCGGCCACCCTGCCAGCCTGTGCAGCTTTTTTGGCGAGTCATCCGCAGGCACGGTTGCTGTTGGTGGGAAAGCCCGACGACTTTGCACCGTGGCCGCAGGTGTTGGGTGATGCGCGCTGTCGCGTGATTGCCGCCAGCGAGGTGGTGGCCATGGACGATCCGGTGGAGGTGGCGCTGCGCCGCAAAAAAGACTCTTCCATGCGGGTGGCGATCCAGCAGGTGAAGGATGGTGCGGCTCAGGCGGTCGTGTCGGCCGGCAATACGGGGGCGCTCATGGCGATCGCCCGTTATGTGCTCAAGACATTGGATGGCATTGATCGCCCGGCCATTGCCTCCCAGTTGCCCAATGCCCGTGGCGGGGCCACCACCGTGCTCGATCTCGGCGCCAACGTTGACTGCACCCCTGAGCACCTGTTGCAGTTCGCGGTGATGGGCTCGGCCCTGGTGGTGGCGATCACCGGGCGGCCGGAGCCCACCGTGGGGCTGCTCAATGTGGGCGGAGAAATCATCAAAGGCAGTGAAATCATCAAAAAGACCGGCGTTCTGCTGCGTAATGCGGCCAGCATGGGTGATTTGAACTTCTTTGGAAATGTCGAGGGAAACGATATCTTCAAGGGCACGACCGATATCGTGGTGTGCGACGGTTTTGTTGGCAACGTGGCTCTCAAGGCCAGCGAAGGCGTGGCCACCATGCTCGCAGGCTTCATCAAAGACGAGTTCTCTCGCAGTTGGTTGACGAAATTGGCGGCTATCTGTGCTTATCCGGTGTTATCAGCCTTTAAAAAACGTGCTGACTATCGCCGCTACAACGGGGCTGCCCTGTTGGGGTTGCGGGGGTTGGTGTTCAAGAGCCATGGCTCGGCCGACGCCTTCGCGTTTGAGCAGGCTCTGTGCCGGGCTTATGATGCGGCCCACAACAATTTGCTCGACAACGTGCGCGAGCGCATCGCCCATGCTGCCCCTCTGATCGCGGCGGGGTCGGCGTCCGGCGAGTTCAAAAGCATTTCCACCCTCTAA
- the rpmF gene encoding 50S ribosomal protein L32, with protein MAVQQNKKSPSKRGMHRSHNALNVPGIAVEPTTGEVHLRHHISPNGFYRGRQVLKNKSEA; from the coding sequence ATGGCCGTTCAGCAAAACAAAAAATCCCCTTCCAAGCGTGGCATGCACCGTTCGCACAATGCGCTGAACGTGCCCGGCATTGCCGTGGAACCCACCACCGGTGAAGTTCATCTGCGCCACCACATCAGCCCCAACGGGTTTTACCGTGGCCGCCAGGTGCTGAAGAACAAGTCCGAAGCCTGA
- a CDS encoding YceD family protein encodes MKANPKMAWNADRLDVRAFAQAGAHLQIDDPLTRFERLSDEQHGMADQVPAQRVRWRAQGELRPHATGGAPAVWLHLQADAAVSLTCQRCLGPVDVPLTVDRWFRFVVDEATASAEDDDCDEDVLALEPRPSLYELLEDELLMELPLVPMHETCPVPVVMQVADPAVAATDEEPERKNPFAELARLKK; translated from the coding sequence ATGAAAGCGAATCCCAAAATGGCATGGAATGCCGATCGGCTGGACGTGCGTGCCTTTGCCCAGGCGGGCGCCCATCTCCAGATCGATGATCCGCTGACCCGGTTCGAGCGCCTGAGTGACGAGCAACATGGAATGGCAGATCAGGTGCCGGCCCAGCGGGTTCGGTGGCGGGCGCAAGGTGAGCTTCGCCCCCATGCCACGGGTGGTGCGCCGGCTGTCTGGCTGCATCTGCAAGCCGATGCAGCGGTGTCGCTAACCTGTCAACGTTGCCTGGGACCCGTGGATGTGCCATTGACCGTTGACCGCTGGTTTCGTTTTGTGGTGGATGAAGCCACCGCCAGTGCCGAAGACGACGATTGCGATGAAGACGTGCTTGCCCTGGAGCCTCGCCCGAGTCTGTACGAGCTGCTGGAAGACGAATTGCTGATGGAGCTGCCCTTGGTGCCCATGCACGAAACCTGTCCGGTGCCTGTGGTCATGCAAGTGGCGGACCCGGCGGTTGCTGCGACCGATGAGGAGCCGGAGCGGAAAAATCCCTTTGCCGAGCTGGCTCGGCTGAAAAAGTGA